A single window of Lacerta agilis isolate rLacAgi1 chromosome 12, rLacAgi1.pri, whole genome shotgun sequence DNA harbors:
- the HOXA2 gene encoding homeobox protein Hox-A2 isoform X1, with translation MSKSNKPCAPKRDEALNKRELFLQGGCELKAMNFEFEREIGFINSQPSLAECLTSFPPVGDTFQSSSIKNSTLSHSTLIPPPFEQTIPSLNPGSHPRHSSSSRPKHSPNASSGSPVPAGALQPPEYPWMKEKKASKKTVLPPPSASATGPACLSHKAESLEISENGTGGSRRLRTAYTNTQLLELEKEFHFNKYLCRPRRVEIAALLDLTERQVKVWFQNRRMKHKRQTQCKENQNSEGKFKGLEDPEKAEDDRGEEEEEEEEEKSLFEQALNNVSGALSEREGYTFQQNALAQQQAVTVHNGESQSFPVSPLTSNEKNLKHFQHQSPTVPNCLSTMAQNCAAGLNNDSPEALEVPSLQDFSVFSADSCLQLSDAVSPSLPGSLDSPVDISADSFDFFTDTLTTIDLQHLNY, from the exons ATGAGCAAATCGAATAAACCGTGCGCTCCAAAACGAGATG aagCGCTAAATAAGAGGgaactttttctccaagggggCTGCGAGTTGAAGGCCATGAATTTCGAATTTGAGCGAGAGATTGGTTTTATCAATAGTCAGCCATCGCTCGCTGAGTGCCTGACATCTTTTCCCCCTGTCGGTGATACATTTCAAAGTTCATCAATCAAGAACTCGACGCTTTCACACTCGACACTGATTCCTCCTCCTTTTGAGCAGACCATCCCCAGCCTGAACCCAGGCAGCCACCctcgccacagcagcagcagccgccccaAGCACAGCCCCAATGCCAGCAGCGGCAGCCCAGTGCCAGCCGGCGCCCTCCAGCCTCCGGAATACCCCTGGATGAAAGAGAAAAAAGCCTCCAAGAAAACTGTCCTGCCGCCTCCTTCGGCCTCCGCCACTGGACCAGCCTGCCTGAGCCACAAAG CAGAATCTCTGGAGATCTCCGAAAATGGGACCGGGGGCTCCAGGAGGTTGAGGACTGCTTATACCAACACGCAGCTCTTGGAGCTGGAGAAGGAATTCCATTTCAACAAGTACCTCTGCAGACCGAGGAGGGTGGAGATCGCCGCTCTCCTGGACCTGACCGAGAGGCAAGTCAAGGTGTGGTTTCAGAACAGGAGGATGAAGCACAAGAGGCAGACCCAGTGCAAGGAGAACCAGAACAGCGAAGGGAAATTCAAAGGCTTGGAGGATCCCGAGAAAGCAGAAGACgacaggggagaggaggaagaggaggaggaggaggagaaatcccTCTTCGAGCAAGCCCTCAACAATGTCTCAGGAGCGCTTTCGGAAAGGGAAGGCTACACTTTTCAGCAGAATGCACTAGCGCAACAGCAGGCTGTCACTGTCCACAATGGAGAGTCCCAAAGTTTCCCAGTTTCGCCTTTAACGAGCAATGAGAAAAATCTGAAACATTTTCAGCATCAGTCACCCACTGTTCCCAACTGCCTGTCAACAATGGCCCAGAACTGTGCAGCTGGCCTGAACAATGACAGTCCTGAGGCCCTGGAGGTCCCATCTTTACAGGACTTCAGCGTTTTCTCCGCAGATTCCTGCCTACAGCTCTCCGACGCCGTCTCCCCCAGTTTGCCAGGGTCCCTCGACAGCCCTGTAGATATTTCAGCTGACAGCTTTGACTTTTTTACAGATACACTCACCACAATTGACTTGCAGCATCTGAATTACTGA
- the HOXA2 gene encoding homeobox protein Hox-A2 isoform X2: MNFEFEREIGFINSQPSLAECLTSFPPVGDTFQSSSIKNSTLSHSTLIPPPFEQTIPSLNPGSHPRHSSSSRPKHSPNASSGSPVPAGALQPPEYPWMKEKKASKKTVLPPPSASATGPACLSHKESLEISENGTGGSRRLRTAYTNTQLLELEKEFHFNKYLCRPRRVEIAALLDLTERQVKVWFQNRRMKHKRQTQCKENQNSEGKFKGLEDPEKAEDDRGEEEEEEEEEKSLFEQALNNVSGALSEREGYTFQQNALAQQQAVTVHNGESQSFPVSPLTSNEKNLKHFQHQSPTVPNCLSTMAQNCAAGLNNDSPEALEVPSLQDFSVFSADSCLQLSDAVSPSLPGSLDSPVDISADSFDFFTDTLTTIDLQHLNY, from the exons ATGAATTTCGAATTTGAGCGAGAGATTGGTTTTATCAATAGTCAGCCATCGCTCGCTGAGTGCCTGACATCTTTTCCCCCTGTCGGTGATACATTTCAAAGTTCATCAATCAAGAACTCGACGCTTTCACACTCGACACTGATTCCTCCTCCTTTTGAGCAGACCATCCCCAGCCTGAACCCAGGCAGCCACCctcgccacagcagcagcagccgccccaAGCACAGCCCCAATGCCAGCAGCGGCAGCCCAGTGCCAGCCGGCGCCCTCCAGCCTCCGGAATACCCCTGGATGAAAGAGAAAAAAGCCTCCAAGAAAACTGTCCTGCCGCCTCCTTCGGCCTCCGCCACTGGACCAGCCTGCCTGAGCCACAAAG AATCTCTGGAGATCTCCGAAAATGGGACCGGGGGCTCCAGGAGGTTGAGGACTGCTTATACCAACACGCAGCTCTTGGAGCTGGAGAAGGAATTCCATTTCAACAAGTACCTCTGCAGACCGAGGAGGGTGGAGATCGCCGCTCTCCTGGACCTGACCGAGAGGCAAGTCAAGGTGTGGTTTCAGAACAGGAGGATGAAGCACAAGAGGCAGACCCAGTGCAAGGAGAACCAGAACAGCGAAGGGAAATTCAAAGGCTTGGAGGATCCCGAGAAAGCAGAAGACgacaggggagaggaggaagaggaggaggaggaggagaaatcccTCTTCGAGCAAGCCCTCAACAATGTCTCAGGAGCGCTTTCGGAAAGGGAAGGCTACACTTTTCAGCAGAATGCACTAGCGCAACAGCAGGCTGTCACTGTCCACAATGGAGAGTCCCAAAGTTTCCCAGTTTCGCCTTTAACGAGCAATGAGAAAAATCTGAAACATTTTCAGCATCAGTCACCCACTGTTCCCAACTGCCTGTCAACAATGGCCCAGAACTGTGCAGCTGGCCTGAACAATGACAGTCCTGAGGCCCTGGAGGTCCCATCTTTACAGGACTTCAGCGTTTTCTCCGCAGATTCCTGCCTACAGCTCTCCGACGCCGTCTCCCCCAGTTTGCCAGGGTCCCTCGACAGCCCTGTAGATATTTCAGCTGACAGCTTTGACTTTTTTACAGATACACTCACCACAATTGACTTGCAGCATCTGAATTACTGA
- the HOXA2 gene encoding homeobox protein Hox-A2 isoform X3: protein MNFEFEREIGFINSQPSLAECLTSFPPVGDTFQSSSIKNSTLSHSTLIPPPFEQTIPSLNPGSHPRHSSSSRPKHSPNASSGSPVPAGALQPPEYPWMKEKKASKKTVLPPPSASATGPACLSHKAESLEISENGTGGSRRLRTAYTNTQLLELEKEFHFNKYLCRPRRVEIAALLDLTERQVKVWFQNRRMKHKRQTQCKENQNSEGKFKGLEDPEKAEDDRGEEEEEEEEEKSLFEQALNNVSGALSEREGYTFQQNALAQQQAVTVHNGESQSFPVSPLTSNEKNLKHFQHQSPTVPNCLSTMAQNCAAGLNNDSPEALEVPSLQDFSVFSADSCLQLSDAVSPSLPGSLDSPVDISADSFDFFTDTLTTIDLQHLNY from the exons ATGAATTTCGAATTTGAGCGAGAGATTGGTTTTATCAATAGTCAGCCATCGCTCGCTGAGTGCCTGACATCTTTTCCCCCTGTCGGTGATACATTTCAAAGTTCATCAATCAAGAACTCGACGCTTTCACACTCGACACTGATTCCTCCTCCTTTTGAGCAGACCATCCCCAGCCTGAACCCAGGCAGCCACCctcgccacagcagcagcagccgccccaAGCACAGCCCCAATGCCAGCAGCGGCAGCCCAGTGCCAGCCGGCGCCCTCCAGCCTCCGGAATACCCCTGGATGAAAGAGAAAAAAGCCTCCAAGAAAACTGTCCTGCCGCCTCCTTCGGCCTCCGCCACTGGACCAGCCTGCCTGAGCCACAAAG CAGAATCTCTGGAGATCTCCGAAAATGGGACCGGGGGCTCCAGGAGGTTGAGGACTGCTTATACCAACACGCAGCTCTTGGAGCTGGAGAAGGAATTCCATTTCAACAAGTACCTCTGCAGACCGAGGAGGGTGGAGATCGCCGCTCTCCTGGACCTGACCGAGAGGCAAGTCAAGGTGTGGTTTCAGAACAGGAGGATGAAGCACAAGAGGCAGACCCAGTGCAAGGAGAACCAGAACAGCGAAGGGAAATTCAAAGGCTTGGAGGATCCCGAGAAAGCAGAAGACgacaggggagaggaggaagaggaggaggaggaggagaaatcccTCTTCGAGCAAGCCCTCAACAATGTCTCAGGAGCGCTTTCGGAAAGGGAAGGCTACACTTTTCAGCAGAATGCACTAGCGCAACAGCAGGCTGTCACTGTCCACAATGGAGAGTCCCAAAGTTTCCCAGTTTCGCCTTTAACGAGCAATGAGAAAAATCTGAAACATTTTCAGCATCAGTCACCCACTGTTCCCAACTGCCTGTCAACAATGGCCCAGAACTGTGCAGCTGGCCTGAACAATGACAGTCCTGAGGCCCTGGAGGTCCCATCTTTACAGGACTTCAGCGTTTTCTCCGCAGATTCCTGCCTACAGCTCTCCGACGCCGTCTCCCCCAGTTTGCCAGGGTCCCTCGACAGCCCTGTAGATATTTCAGCTGACAGCTTTGACTTTTTTACAGATACACTCACCACAATTGACTTGCAGCATCTGAATTACTGA